A genomic window from Lycium barbarum isolate Lr01 chromosome 4, ASM1917538v2, whole genome shotgun sequence includes:
- the LOC132637478 gene encoding uncharacterized protein LOC132637478 has product MAKSAYYIKSKDGGVYQMSTLLYDTKFKVDEETTMAMAWISFPNLLPTFFVKNGLFSLTSVVGKPWHLDMATINKTRSYCARVKVLVDLGVKLPKVVNMKITDEKNGKSRLVKVQIQYDVLSKYCKKCKLQGHNEEGCRIIHLELRRTVVEEAEVEGEAEVQKPVDIGNFENRNYRRPATILSSGKVVGDPDAPWLVGEDFNVVLNEDEKIGGNPVIPQDYEDFVFCSNSCELLEIAFKESPFTWWNGRAGDDCIERLDRVVINSLLQQWFGNIEVEHLSRTGSDHAPLLITLGTHAPNFRFLKLWIEHPSFLDTVKATGPEESDSNPFLSFTKNINQIKGALSVWSKEAFGDIFKQLIIMEDILRIKEQLFEEEPTVENRTVLQLAQAEMKRYLHNEEEFWRQKSGYTWFTEETEENIADGVLNFFHNQFAQKGSNYDFSMLKHIPRLVSDECNDQLCALPIFEEVKRVVFELKGDSACGLDGISGTLCRASWDIIGVDVFRPISLRNFINKVISRVVHGRLDSILSQLISSNQSGFVKGRTISENVLFTQELVTDIRKRGRPANVVIKRICGSELEIVSQQLVFCIVEWSIFGFFHPTRGVKQGDPLSPALFVLDVEVSLEMIMSVLKEYEKVSGQLINRFKISFYMHQNTAASLFQQVENITGFSRGGLGFRSLFNESKVLFAKMWWRFRIEGTIWATYMWNKYCKRKIPTLVQWKGGSQLWKNMLEARDAIEQDIWWKPRDGSANFWYNNWTKLGPLADLMPSNFPINDNIQEVKDVMINDKWNVQKLQQTVPEDVAEHITRKCWRDEVTLTYTSLGGYLLVVASLQWGVHGRN; this is encoded by the exons ATGGCAAAATCTGCTTACTATATAAAATCAAAGGATGGTGGTGTGTATCAGATGAGCACATTGTTATATGATACTAAGTTTAAAGTTGATGAGGAGACAACAATGGCCATGGCTTGGATTTCTTTCCCGAATCTACTACCAACATTCTTTGTGAAGAATGGCTTGTTTTCACTTACCTCAGTAGTGGGCAAGCCTTGGCATTTAGATATGGCCACCATTAATAAGACTAGGTCTTATTGTGCTAGAGTCAAAGTCTTAGTTGATCTTGGTGTTAAATTGCCAAAGGTTGTTAACATGAAGATTACAGATGAAAAGAATGGGAAGTCTCGATTGGTTAAGGTGCAAATCCAATATGATGTTTTGTCAAAGTATTGTAAAAAGTGCAAGCTACAAGGTCATAATGAAGAGGGATGTAGAATTATACATCTTGAACTTAGAAGAACTGTAGTTGAGGAGGCAGAAGTGGAAGGTGAAGCCGAGGTTCAAAAACCAGTAGATATAGGAAATTTCGAAAACAGGAATTATAGGAGGCCAGCAACAATTTTGTCTAGTGGGAAAGTAGTTGGAGATCCAG ATGCACCTTGGTTGGTTGGAGAAGATTTTAATGTTGTTCTTAATGAAGATGAGAAGATAGGTGGAAATCCTGTAATTCCACAAGATTATGAGGATTTTGTATTTTGTAGCAATTCATGTGAACTGTTGGAAATTGCTTTTAAAGAGAGtccttttacttggtggaatggaaggGCAGGTGATGATTGTATCGAAAGGTTGGATAGAGTTGTCATTAACTCACTGTTGCAGCAATGGTTTGGTAACATAGAAGTGGAGCATTTGTCCAGGACTGGATCAGATCACGCCCCTCTCCTCATTACTCTTGGAACTCATGCTCCAAACTTTAGGTTCTTGAAACTTTGGATAGAACACCCCTCCTTTTTGGATACTGTTAAAGCAACTGGGCCTGAAGAGAGTGATAGTAATCCTTTTTTGAGTTTTACAAAAAATATCAACCAGATAAAAGGAGCTTTGTCAGTATGGAGTAAGGAAGCTTTTGGTGACATTTTCAAGCAACTTATCATTATGGAGGATATTTTGAGAATTAAAGAGCAACTCTTTGAAGAAGAACCTACAGTGGAGAATAGAACTGTCCTACAATTAGCACAAGCTGAAATGAAGAGATATCTGCATAATGAAGAAGAATTTTGGAGGCAAAAATCTGGTTATACATGGTTTACAGAAG AAACTGAAGAAAATATAGCAGATGGGGTACTCAACTTCTTTCATAATCAGTTTGCACAAAAGGGATCTAATTATGACTTTAGCATGCTCAAGCACATTCCTAGATTGGTGTCTGATGAATGCAATGATCAGTTGTGTGCCTTGCCTATATTTGAAGAGGTAAAAAGAGTAGTATTTGAGCTTAAGGGTGACAGTGCTTGTGGTCTAGATGGAATTTCAGGTACATTATGTCGTGCAAGTTGGGATATAATAGGTGTGGATGTCTTTAG GCCTATCAGCTTAAGAAATTTTATCAATAAGGTGATTTCAAGAGTGGTACATGGGAGGCTTGATAGTATTTTATCACAGTTGATATCCAGTAATCAATCAGGTTTTGTTAAAGGAAGAACTATTAGTGAAAATGTATTATTTACACAAGAACTAGTGACTGATATTAGGAAGAGAGGAAGACCTGCAAATGTTGTTATAAA GAGAATATGTGGATCAGAATTGGAGATTGTTAGCCAACAATTAGTATTCTGTATTGTTGAATGGTCAATCTTTGGCTTCTTTCATCCTACTAGAGGAGTAAAGCAAGGTGATCCACTGTCACCTGCTTTATTTGTACTAGATGTAGAA GTTTCTTTAGAGATGATTATGTCTGTATTGAAGGAATATGAGAAGGTGTCAGGGCAGTTGATTAATAGGTTTAAAATTTCTTTCTATATGCATCAGAATACAGCAGCTTCTTTGTTTCAACAGGTTGAAAACATTACTGGATTTTCTAGAG GTGGCCTAGGATTCAGATCTTTATTTAATGAGTCTAAGGTCTTGTTTGCAAAGATGTGGTGGAGGTTCAGAATAGAAGGGACTATATGGGCCACTTATATGTGGAACAAGTATTGTAAAAGGAAAATTCCAACTCTGGTACAATGGAAAGGAGGCTCACAACTTTGGAAAAACATGTTGGAGGCCAGAGATGCAATTGAACAGGATATATGGTGGAAACCAAGAGATGGCTCAGCCAacttttggtataataattggaccAAACTAGGTCCTTTAGCTGATCTCATGCCTTCAAATTTCCCTATAAATGACAATATACAAGAGGTGAAGGATGTGATGATTAATGACAAGTGGAATGTTCAGAAACTACAACAAACTGTGCCTGAAGATGTAGCAGAGCATATTACAAGAAAATGTTGGAGAGATGAAGTTACACTAACATACACAAGCCTTGGTGGCTACCTACTAGTAGTGGCCAGTTTACAGTGGGGAGTGCATGGGAGAAACTAA